The window tttttttttgagacagttttgctgtgtcgcccaggctacagtgcagtggcgcgatcttgcctcactgcaagctctgcctttcgggttcacgccattctcctgcctcagcctcccgagtagctgggactacagcagcttgccaccatgcccagctaattttttgtacttttagtagagacggggtttcaccgtgttagccaggatggcttcaatctcctgacctcgtgatccacccgcctcggcctcccaaagtgctgggattacaggtgtgagccactgtgcccggccaagaaagaCAGTCTTTTATGTTTATGATTCTGAAGCTGTTCCGAAACAAAAGGCCAAATACTTTAATGAAAGATATGCTGATTGTTCTAGCCACTTAGGAAATAACAAAGGCTATGGGAATTATGAGTCAAAAACCACAGATGAATATGTGTATCTCACAGTAcctgtaagtataaaataaagaaagaggttttatgcacaccttttattttttttcagagagacctgcctcggcctcccaaagtgctgggattataggcgtgagccaccacacctagcctttaTCCACTTTGTTAGGGACAGAGTGGGTCTCTGGCTCAACAAAAAGCCCAGATAAATCAATGGGGCTTTGGTACATTAGGTCAGCAGAAGGGAAAAGGCCAGTAGAAGGGACAGCAGTATGCAGTAAACACGGAAGTACCtaggggagaaggaagaagacatAGAAGTTGGAGGCACCTGTAAGCCAACTGGACTTGTTTCTGAATACAGTTTAGGTAACCTGTAGACACATCTATGCCTGACGgtattcagaaataaaatcagtaaaactTTCAACACaatgacagcagagcattaaaccaggAGTAGGACTCTTCTGACATCAGGGCCCTGTGCCACAGCACAAGTCATATACCTATGAAGCCTTCCCTGGCTGTGTGTGTTGGCTGATAACAACTTACATCTTTTTTCGGGAGGAGTGaggggacaaggtctcactctgttgtccaggctggagtgcagtggtgcagtcatagctcactgcagccttgacctcccgggctcaagcaattctccctccttagCTTCTCAAGTAGGCGGGACCAAagttgcgtgccaccacacccagctaagtgtgtgtgtgtgtgtgtgtgtgtgtgtgtgtgtgtgtgtgtgtgtgtgtgtgtgtgtgtgtgtgtgtgtgtgtgtgtgtgtgtgtgtgtgtgtgtgtgtgtatggagatggggttctccctatgttgcccaggctggtctcaaactcctgggctcaagcaatcctcccacctcagcctcccaaattgctgggattacaggcctgagccatacAACTCACATTTTACCTCTTCTCCAGGGAATTGTTCTCTGCCAAATGGGAGCCACCTTGCTCCAGAGACTATGCTCTGCTCCACCTACAGACTTTGATCTGTGACTGACACTGAGCTACAAAAAGCCAGTGACTTACTGTCAAGGTGGGATGACTTGTGTGTGCTTCAGAGTTTTCAGGTGCGATTAACTAAACCTAATCTCTAGTTAAACCCCATTCTTCACCATTGCCCTGCTTCCCAGCCCTGTCCTGCTGCCTTTACTTCCTTTAACCCGAGAGAGCATTACAAGAAACTACATTCATAAGGATCTCTGCTCCAAGTTCTGCTTCTAGGGAGCCCGACCTAAAATAGGAAGGGTCTCTTTATAGAAATATTTCAGCTAAAATCccaaaaagaggaaaatagaaaGAGTATTTGCTTTCCCTTGGACAAACTTGAATTGAAATTGAACCCAAATTCCAGGATGCTTTTCTAGAATTAGTAACCATTTTATAGGAACCACAGAGTAAAGAGATATGTGTTAATGACACCACTGAGATCCAGACTGTAGGAAAATACAGAACAAATGACTATTTCatcaataattaaagaaaaaattaaaaaatgaaaacccacAGATTAAAAGAAATTTAGGAAATTTGGCAACCAATCGAAATGCGCATATCTCATTTGTATCTTGATTCAAACAAACTGTTAAAACTATAACACAATTGGGTATTTGAACACAGATTagatataaaatgatattaaGGAATTGTGAATTATTAGATGTGACAACAGTATTGTGGTTATAtgctaaaaagaagaaaacccttATCTTGTAGATATgtactttgaaatatttatgcCTAAAGTGATATTATGTCTAGAATTTGCTTCAGAAATAATCTTTAAGATTGGGAAGCGGGTAAGATAAAGACGAAATAAGATTGGCCATGAGTTGTTAACTGTGGAATCTGAGTGAGGACTAGTACATGGGTTTGCATTATACTATTCCATTTTTCCAAATGTCCGAAATTTTCCATTAAAGTTAAgataaagttaaactataaagactgtgtttcttaaacaaaaaaggggccgggcgcggtggctcacgcctgtaatcccagcactttgggaggccgaggtgggtggatcacgaggtcaggagatccagaccatcctggctaacacggtgaaaccccgtctctactacaagtacaaaaaattagccgggcgtggtggcgggcgcatgtagtctcagctactcaggagactgacgcaggagaatggcgtgaacccgggaggcggagcttgcagtgagccgagatcgcgccactgcactccaggctgggcgaaagagcgagactctgtctcaaaaaaaaaaaaaaaaaaaaaaaggaacagaacagaaagatattaagaaaaattagataaaaatccACTGTCCTTGACTCATTTCCTGTTACTCACAAACGTTCTGGTGTAGAGAAAAGGGTGAGCATTGGTAACAAGGACCACAGTTTGCCATTGGGGTGGGCGGGACAGATGctctctttatttaaatttttgacatCTTGCTCATCATAAATTTTCTtgcaataattttttcaaaatgttgcattaaaatgttatttttcttgacTGCTGAGGAATTTTGCACCCCTTTAAATTCTGCGCCCGCGTCCTGGTTGGGAGATGTGGGGAAAATCCTGGGAGCCCGGGACAGGGATAGGCAAGTCCCCACAGAAGTGGGAATGGCCAACAGCTCCCTGAGAAGACAGCTTCCTTcttggggaggcagaggaagtCCCAAGAATACACAAAGACAGGACAGTGGAAGGGCCCGCCAGTCTGGAGATACTAAAAGAGACTCCGGATGCGGATAGGGGCTGACCCGAAAGCCCCGCCTGACTCCGGGCTGCAGGAGGGGGCGTGGGACGGGGGCGGAGCCGTTGGCTATGACAACAGCCCCACGTGACCGGCCAACACTGAGTCTTGTCTCGCTGTGGCGTCAGAGCCGTCGTGGCTGGTTCGCTTCTCGGCGGCGGTACCTGCTCCCGGTGGCCCTGAGGACCTGTGGGCCAGGGGCGGCCCAGAAAGTAGGAAGCGAAGGGGGAGCAGGTAAGGGACCCGGAGGGGGGGGTCCCTGGGGTTGGTGTGAGGGAGTGGGTCCGGCCTGTGGATGCCCCACCCCGGGGGAGCCGTGCGGAGAAGCAATCGGTCCGCGATGCAGCCCCCGGGCCCCGCGGCGGACCCGCGAGCCTTCCTTGAGCGGAGAGGTGCCCGGCCCGGAGGGAGCCGGCGGTCCTGGGGCTACGACCCTTCGGAAACACCTGCCTACGCCACCAGCGCAAGCTTTTCCGACACCCATGCCCCGCACTTCTTGGTGCAGAAAATGGCGGTCAGCTTGCGGGGCGAGGCGGCTGAGGCGGGGGGCGAGGGCGGCGAGGAGGGCTAGGGGCAGGGccccggggcggggcggggcggggcggggcggggcggggaggggaagggaaggggccgGATGGCCCCTAGGTGCTAGCTAGCGTTCTGCTGCAGCAgcccccacttcccccaccccggCCGTCTGCAGGTCTGCGGGGCTGTGTCGCGGCGGCGCACCTCGCGTCAAGAatcgggaggaggaggagactgcAAGGATAGGCCCAGGTCGGTGCGAGGGACAGTGGTGAGGTGGGGGCCGGAACGTGAGGAAAGTCCAGTGTGAGACCCCAATCCGTGCCTTCACTCTCGCCCCCCTCTACCCCATGCagtcctccccttcccacaccccATCCTCGTCCTCCATTTTGCTGCCTGCGGAAGCCTGGAGATGGATCTACAGGGAAAATGGTGGGCTTTGTGGAAGGGAGGGGCTCGGATTGGGGGCACCCCACAGGGAATACTGGCTTCTCaggtggaaaaaaatgaaatgttaaagaGTATAAAGTCAAGTCCAGGGCTCTGAATTTTAAAAGGTGCCTAGTAGGGCCTTTGTCCTCAGTGCTTATCAGTCCACCAAGAATTCAGCCCATTTTCTGTCTCTTGTCTCCTAGGAGTAATGGAGTCCAAAGAGGAACTAGCGGCAAACAATCTCAACGGGGAAAATGCCCAACAAGAAAACGAAGGAAGGGAGCAGGCCCCCACGCAGAATGAAGAAACCCGCCATTTGGGAGGGGGTGAAGGCCAGAAGCCTGGAGGAAATATCAGGCGGGGGCGAGTTAGGCGACTTGTCCCTAATTTTCGATGGGCCATACCTAATAGGCATATTGAGCACAATGAAGCGAGAGATGATGTAGAAAGGTTTGTAGGGCAGATGATGGAAATCAAGAGAAAGACTAGGGAACAGCAGATGAGGCACTATATGCGCTTCCAAACTCCTGAACCTGACAACCATTATGACTTTTGCCTCATACCTTGAATCCTAAAAGTTTTCGCTGAGGTTAATGTGAACACTGCTTTACAAGCTTGTATTTTTGTGATTTACTTTTTCTGTAAGCCTTTTGGTGTTTCCACTTACCAGTTTCTAATGGAAATTAGAATTCTAATTGAATATTGTTTTCTCTCAGCCTAAAAGTTACGGTCAGCATGGCAATTCACCTATTTTAGGAAAAATACTCTTTTCATAATATGAAATGCATAAAGCAGTTCAAAAAGCAGTCTGTATTCCATCATCTTCCTCTTTCATTCCAGtccttattttttgtaaatattactttttttcctcCGGCTACCTGGACTCAAAATCTCAGTTGTCTTTGACAGTTTTTTTCTTGTCCCTGACCAAAAAAGAATGATCATACCCAGAATTCAGTGTTTGATATTTTAAGAATGTATGTTCTAGTGTTTTTCAGAGTGAGTCTACCATCTGTATAAAAACACCTTGGGGGCAGGGGCATTTAAAAATGTAGGACCTATCGTCCAG of the Pongo abelii isolate AG06213 chromosome X, NHGRI_mPonAbe1-v2.0_pri, whole genome shotgun sequence genome contains:
- the BEX4 gene encoding protein BEX4, whose translation is MESKEELAANNLNGENAQQENEGREQAPTQNEETRHLGGGEGQKPGGNIRRGRVRRLVPNFRWAIPNRHIEHNEARDDVERFVGQMMEIKRKTREQQMRHYMRFQTPEPDNHYDFCLIP